The following are encoded together in the Weissella soli genome:
- the trxA gene encoding thioredoxin — MAVQPITDKNFMQETNHGVTITDFWATWCGPCRMQSPVLEVLSEKMDKVHFTKVDVDENPAVAEALDIRAIPTLLVKKDGQVVNRITGYTPLHELETILNQYVEG, encoded by the coding sequence ATGGCTGTACAACCAATTACCGATAAAAATTTTATGCAAGAGACTAATCATGGTGTCACAATTACTGATTTCTGGGCTACTTGGTGTGGTCCATGTCGCATGCAATCACCAGTTCTTGAAGTGTTGTCAGAGAAGATGGATAAGGTGCACTTTACCAAGGTTGATGTTGATGAGAACCCTGCTGTGGCAGAGGCGCTTGACATTCGTGCGATTCCAACATTGTTAGTCAAAAAAGATGGTCAAGTGGTCAATCGTATCACCGGCTACACTCCCCTGCATGAATTAGAGACAATTTTGAATCAATACGTGGAGGGCTAG
- the lysS gene encoding lysine--tRNA ligase has translation MAEQEVSLNDQMIARREKMTEMREAGIDPFGHRFDRTHEAAALHASYDEKTIEDLEAAAIEVTIAGRMMTKRRSGKITFANIKDRTGQIQVFVQKPVVGEEAYEWLKKADLGDILGFTGKVMKTKAGELSINVESLTHLSKALRPLPDKFHGLTDKEIRYRKRYLDLITNDESYDRFVKRSKIISAIRAYMDADGFIEVETPILQNDAGGAAARPFLTHHNAMDMDMALRIALELHLKRLIVGGMEKVYEIGRNFRNEGMDPMHNPEFTSMETYAAYWDFEDVMTETENIFKAATAVVSDDLKITYQGTEVDLSKKFARKHMVDLIKEQTGIDFWQPMTLEKAKALAEENHIKVEPFWGVGHIINEFFEEFVEDTIINPTFVYGHPVEVSPLAKKNAENDRFTDRFELFILGKEYGNAFTELNDPIDQRERFEAQAAEAASGNDEAEGIDEDFIEALEYGMPPTGGLGIGIDRLVMLLTDAPSIRDVLLFPTMR, from the coding sequence ATGGCTGAGCAAGAAGTGTCATTGAATGACCAAATGATCGCCCGTCGCGAAAAGATGACGGAAATGCGTGAAGCAGGAATTGATCCGTTTGGACACCGTTTTGATCGCACGCATGAGGCTGCAGCATTGCATGCTTCATACGATGAAAAGACGATTGAAGATTTAGAAGCAGCGGCAATCGAAGTGACGATTGCAGGTCGTATGATGACTAAGCGCCGTTCAGGAAAGATTACTTTTGCTAACATTAAGGATCGTACTGGTCAAATTCAAGTGTTTGTCCAAAAGCCTGTTGTTGGCGAAGAGGCCTATGAATGGCTGAAAAAGGCTGATTTGGGTGACATTCTTGGCTTTACTGGTAAGGTGATGAAGACTAAAGCGGGTGAGCTTTCAATTAATGTTGAATCTTTGACGCACTTGTCAAAAGCATTGCGCCCATTACCAGATAAGTTCCACGGTTTGACTGATAAGGAAATTCGTTACCGTAAGCGTTACTTGGACCTTATTACAAATGATGAATCATATGATCGGTTTGTGAAGCGTTCAAAAATCATTTCAGCGATTCGAGCTTATATGGATGCCGATGGGTTTATTGAAGTCGAAACGCCCATTTTGCAAAATGATGCTGGTGGGGCAGCAGCTCGGCCCTTCTTGACCCATCATAATGCGATGGACATGGACATGGCTTTACGTATTGCCCTTGAATTGCATTTGAAGCGTTTGATCGTTGGTGGTATGGAAAAGGTATATGAGATTGGTCGTAACTTCCGTAATGAAGGTATGGATCCGATGCATAATCCTGAATTTACTTCAATGGAAACATATGCTGCCTATTGGGATTTTGAAGATGTTATGACGGAAACGGAAAATATCTTTAAGGCTGCGACAGCGGTTGTGTCAGACGATTTAAAAATCACTTATCAAGGAACCGAAGTAGATTTGAGTAAGAAGTTTGCGCGCAAGCACATGGTCGATTTGATTAAAGAACAAACGGGTATTGATTTCTGGCAACCAATGACCCTAGAAAAAGCAAAGGCTTTGGCGGAAGAAAACCATATTAAGGTTGAACCTTTCTGGGGAGTTGGACACATCATCAATGAATTCTTTGAAGAATTTGTCGAGGATACAATCATCAATCCTACTTTTGTGTATGGTCATCCAGTCGAAGTTTCACCATTGGCTAAGAAGAACGCCGAAAATGATCGGTTTACTGATCGTTTTGAGTTGTTCATCCTAGGTAAGGAATATGGAAATGCGTTTACTGAACTAAACGATCCCATTGATCAACGGGAACGGTTTGAAGCGCAAGCAGCTGAAGCGGCTTCTGGTAATGATGAAGCAGAAGGTATTGATGAAGACTTTATTGAGGCTTTGGAATACGGTATGCCCCCAACTGGTGGTCTAGGAATCGGTATTGACCGTCTAGTAATGCTGTTGACTGACGCGCCATCAATTCGTGATGTTTTGTTGTTCCCAACAATGCGTTAA
- a CDS encoding Hsp33 family molecular chaperone HslO, which translates to MVDTLIRTITNDNNFRVIALEATDLMNVANKFHDATTLGTEILGRALLSSLLVSNAVLKGDERLAVVIDGKGPAGRVVVEASATGEVRGYVENPRVQVPLNAKGGQDVATAVGNDGMVSVTKQMDAYSEEGGNHVEQYTGSVELLSGRIDDDLTYYMIKSEQIDSVVVVSVDVQPDGTVKSAGGFIVSALPDASKEALDAFYEQAKNLGDMSVLLAKGDGPVAIVKALFGDAIKVLSTTEVNLFPSITKREYARMLMTLPLEQLQELLEDDHGVEIVDKFTGEAIQFDASELQVIIGEKAAEGLN; encoded by the coding sequence ATGGTAGATACATTAATTCGTACAATTACGAATGATAATAATTTCCGTGTGATTGCGCTTGAAGCAACTGACTTGATGAATGTTGCCAATAAATTTCATGATGCAACCACATTGGGTACTGAAATTTTAGGACGAGCACTGTTATCGTCGTTGTTGGTGTCAAACGCAGTCTTAAAAGGAGACGAACGCTTGGCCGTTGTCATTGATGGTAAAGGTCCGGCTGGCCGGGTCGTCGTCGAAGCCAGTGCCACTGGTGAAGTCCGCGGTTATGTCGAAAATCCGCGGGTACAAGTGCCACTAAATGCTAAGGGTGGTCAAGATGTGGCTACAGCTGTCGGTAATGATGGGATGGTCAGTGTCACTAAGCAAATGGATGCTTACAGTGAAGAGGGTGGCAACCACGTTGAACAATATACTGGGTCAGTTGAATTGTTAAGTGGGCGCATCGATGACGATTTGACTTACTATATGATTAAGTCAGAGCAAATTGATTCAGTCGTGGTGGTTTCAGTAGATGTACAACCAGATGGTACTGTGAAGTCCGCTGGTGGCTTTATTGTTTCTGCGCTGCCAGATGCTTCTAAGGAAGCTTTGGATGCGTTTTATGAGCAAGCTAAGAATCTGGGTGATATGTCAGTATTACTTGCAAAGGGTGATGGACCAGTCGCGATCGTCAAAGCACTGTTTGGGGATGCCATCAAAGTATTGAGTACGACTGAGGTTAACTTGTTTCCAAGTATTACAAAGCGTGAGTATGCACGTATGTTGATGACTTTACCTTTGGAACAACTTCAAGAATTACTGGAAGATGATCACGGTGTCGAAATTGTTGATAAGTTTACGGGAGAAGCCATTCAATTTGACGCTTCTGAATTACAAGTGATTATCGGTGAAAAAGCGGCTGAAGGCTTGAACTAA
- the budA gene encoding acetolactate decarboxylase: MATVYQHGTLGMLMEGLFAGTITWAEVLKHGDTGIGTLAGLNGEVIVINGEVYQGEASGKVNHITDLSTTTPFATVAFFDENAVAMTLPALYEGGLDRFAEEQQIQNTFALFELHGSFKHVKIRIAPKSEEPYPTLAEVADNQPEFEADEIDGTLLGFFSPALYEGAVVAGWHLHFISDDRTFGGHLLDYTAGDLEGNYQIFDDFNLHLPIQNQAFRDYHQDMQGLAESIRAAEGTAE, from the coding sequence ATGGCAACAGTTTATCAACATGGTACTTTAGGAATGTTAATGGAAGGTCTGTTCGCGGGCACAATTACCTGGGCCGAAGTCTTAAAACACGGAGATACTGGTATCGGTACGCTGGCCGGATTGAACGGTGAAGTGATTGTCATCAATGGTGAGGTTTACCAAGGTGAGGCCAGTGGTAAAGTCAATCACATCACTGATTTATCGACGACAACCCCCTTTGCAACAGTGGCGTTTTTCGATGAAAATGCAGTTGCGATGACTTTACCAGCACTCTATGAAGGTGGGTTAGATCGTTTTGCTGAAGAGCAGCAGATTCAAAATACATTTGCTTTGTTTGAATTACACGGTTCATTTAAGCACGTCAAAATTCGCATTGCCCCAAAGTCAGAAGAACCTTATCCGACTTTGGCAGAAGTCGCTGACAATCAACCTGAATTTGAAGCAGATGAGATTGATGGTACGTTGTTAGGATTCTTTTCACCAGCACTCTATGAAGGTGCGGTCGTTGCCGGCTGGCATTTGCATTTTATTTCAGATGATCGAACATTTGGTGGTCACCTGCTCGATTACACGGCTGGTGACTTGGAAGGTAATTATCAAATTTTCGATGATTTCAATTTGCATTTACCAATTCAAAATCAAGCGTTCCGTGATTATCATCAGGATATGCAAGGTTTGGCCGAGAGTATTCGCGCGGCCGAAGGTACTGCAGAATAA
- the alsS gene encoding acetolactate synthase AlsS, producing MAKKKFGADIIVDSLNNHGVNYVFGVPGAKIDRLFERLELPAADQKSPKLIVTRHEQNAAFMAQGFARITRQPGVVIATSGPGVGNLATGLMTATAEGDPVVALGGQVPRKDLYRLTHQSTKSVALFESITKYAVEVQDENNLSEILANAFVAAQDGKKGASFVSIPQDVDDAEMPEGAQALPKAEDPRMGAASLQDIKWLAEQIKAAKLPVILVGQRGSDDESVAALNTLLHETNLPVVETFQGVGAIGRDLEDKAFFGRIGLFRNQVGDRLLKQSDLVITLGYDAIEYEPRNWNAEKNLRIVALDTAAAQIDNNFAPERQLIGNLAETLTYLQAEIAGYEIKPESQAILDQFLAELKAADEPDFQPAPGLNHPLAIIKALQDHVTDDMTVSNDIGSHYIWMARHFRSYKPRHFLLSNGMQTLGVGLPWAMAAALVRPNAKSVSVSGDGGFFYSGQELATAVALGLNIVSIVWNDDHYYDMVKFQEEKKYGSHAGVKLAPIDVVKYAESMGAKGLRVETPDQLNAVLDEAFATEGPVVVDIPVDYSHNIDLAESMVAEIG from the coding sequence ATGGCTAAGAAGAAGTTTGGAGCTGACATTATTGTTGACTCATTGAATAACCATGGCGTTAATTATGTTTTTGGTGTGCCTGGTGCGAAAATTGATCGGTTGTTTGAACGATTGGAATTACCAGCAGCAGATCAAAAGTCACCCAAGCTAATTGTTACGCGCCACGAGCAAAATGCGGCCTTCATGGCACAAGGATTTGCGCGCATCACCCGGCAGCCTGGGGTGGTGATTGCGACCTCTGGACCTGGAGTGGGTAACTTGGCAACCGGTCTAATGACTGCTACAGCCGAGGGTGACCCAGTCGTTGCGTTGGGTGGCCAAGTCCCCCGTAAAGATCTTTACCGGTTGACACATCAATCAACCAAGTCCGTCGCATTGTTTGAGTCAATTACAAAATATGCGGTTGAAGTACAAGATGAGAACAACCTTTCTGAAATTTTGGCGAATGCTTTTGTGGCCGCTCAAGATGGGAAAAAAGGGGCTTCATTTGTCTCAATTCCACAAGACGTAGATGATGCGGAGATGCCTGAAGGAGCACAAGCGCTACCAAAGGCCGAGGATCCACGGATGGGGGCGGCTTCATTGCAGGATATTAAGTGGTTGGCTGAACAAATTAAAGCCGCTAAGTTACCAGTTATCCTAGTTGGGCAACGTGGTTCTGATGATGAATCAGTAGCTGCTTTGAACACATTGCTCCACGAAACCAACTTACCAGTTGTTGAGACATTTCAAGGAGTCGGGGCCATTGGTCGTGATTTAGAAGATAAGGCTTTCTTTGGCCGTATCGGCTTATTCCGTAATCAAGTTGGAGACCGTTTGTTAAAGCAATCAGATTTGGTCATTACTTTAGGGTATGATGCGATTGAATATGAGCCTCGTAATTGGAATGCAGAAAAGAACTTGCGTATCGTAGCTTTGGACACGGCGGCCGCTCAGATTGATAATAATTTTGCACCTGAACGTCAGTTGATTGGTAATTTGGCAGAAACCCTAACCTATTTGCAAGCTGAGATTGCCGGCTATGAAATTAAGCCTGAATCACAAGCAATTTTGGATCAATTTTTAGCAGAGTTGAAAGCAGCCGATGAGCCTGATTTCCAACCAGCACCAGGGTTGAACCATCCATTGGCGATTATCAAGGCGTTGCAAGATCATGTCACTGATGACATGACTGTTTCCAATGACATTGGATCACACTACATTTGGATGGCTCGTCATTTCCGTTCATACAAGCCCCGTCACTTCTTGCTGTCAAACGGCATGCAAACGCTGGGCGTTGGATTGCCATGGGCCATGGCAGCTGCCTTAGTACGTCCTAATGCCAAGTCGGTTTCGGTTTCCGGTGACGGTGGATTCTTCTATTCAGGTCAAGAACTTGCAACGGCGGTTGCGTTGGGCTTGAACATAGTTTCAATCGTCTGGAATGATGATCATTACTATGACATGGTTAAGTTCCAAGAAGAAAAGAAATATGGCTCACACGCTGGCGTAAAGTTGGCGCCAATTGATGTTGTTAAGTATGCTGAGTCAATGGGTGCCAAGGGGTTGCGTGTTGAAACGCCAGACCAATTAAATGCAGTTTTGGACGAGGCTTTTGCAACGGAAGGTCCTGTTGTCGTGGATATTCCAGTGGATTATTCACACAATATTGACTTGGCTGAAAGCATGGTTGCTGAAATCGGTTAA
- the ftsH gene encoding ATP-dependent zinc metalloprotease FtsH, whose translation MNNRPNGNGGNGNNFVRNSLFYVIVILAILGLVYWFAGPTQSTSVKKVTTSEFITQMKDKQIKSIEIQPGAGVYDITGTYRKAQTSDSSSEDLLAKISGSKTTKVTTFTTQVLSNDPVVEEIQTAAAKTNTDITTKPESSNMWGSVLVTLVPVLLMIGFFYLMMGGMRNGGGNGAGGMMGFGKSKAKPSNPEDNKIRFGDVAGAEEEKQELVEVVEFLKDPAKFTKLGAKIPKGVLLEGPPGTGKTLLARAVAGEAGVPFYSISGSDFVEMFVGVGASRVRDLFENAKKTAPSIIFIDEIDAVGRQRGAGMGGGHDEREQTLNQMLVEMDGFEGNESVIVMAATNRADVLDPALLRPGRFDRKILVGRPDVKGREAILNVHAKNKPLAADVDLKEIAKQTPGFVGADLANLLNEAALLAARQNKSAIEAVDVDEAEDRVIAGPAKRDRVVSEKERKTVAYHEAGHAIVGLVLNDARVVHKVTIVPRGRAGGYAIMLPREDQMLMNKTDAMDQIAGLMGGRAAEEIVFNQQSSGASNDFEQATGIARSMVTEYGMSDKLGMVQLEGGGQPFLGRQYGESPAYSDQTAHLIDEEVRRLTTEGHQKAHDIIVEYADKHEAIAQALLKYETLDEKQILSLFETGEMPKDSRTGDYASDPMTYDQALEEANRKVAESVEGHRESGKAEVLEPHSDK comes from the coding sequence ATGAACAATCGTCCGAATGGTAATGGCGGCAACGGGAATAATTTCGTGCGCAATAGCTTGTTCTACGTGATTGTGATTTTGGCGATTTTAGGATTAGTGTATTGGTTCGCTGGACCGACACAATCTACGAGCGTCAAGAAAGTCACAACTTCTGAATTTATTACTCAGATGAAGGACAAGCAAATTAAATCAATCGAAATTCAACCGGGTGCCGGAGTATATGACATTACGGGAACATATCGTAAGGCTCAGACATCTGACTCTTCAAGTGAAGACTTGTTAGCTAAGATTTCTGGTTCAAAAACGACAAAGGTAACAACATTTACCACACAAGTATTGTCTAATGATCCAGTAGTTGAAGAGATTCAAACAGCTGCAGCGAAGACTAATACTGACATCACAACGAAGCCTGAATCATCAAATATGTGGGGTAGTGTCCTTGTGACATTGGTACCAGTGTTATTGATGATTGGATTCTTCTACTTGATGATGGGTGGCATGCGTAACGGTGGCGGTAACGGTGCTGGGGGCATGATGGGCTTTGGTAAATCAAAGGCTAAACCATCTAATCCTGAAGATAACAAGATTCGTTTTGGTGATGTTGCTGGTGCGGAAGAAGAAAAGCAAGAATTGGTCGAAGTGGTCGAATTCTTAAAGGATCCAGCCAAGTTCACTAAGTTAGGTGCTAAAATTCCAAAGGGTGTCCTTCTTGAAGGACCTCCAGGAACTGGTAAGACCTTGCTTGCCCGCGCCGTTGCTGGTGAAGCTGGCGTACCATTCTACTCAATTTCAGGTTCTGATTTCGTCGAAATGTTCGTCGGTGTTGGAGCATCACGTGTTCGTGATTTGTTTGAAAACGCTAAGAAAACTGCGCCATCAATCATCTTTATTGATGAAATTGATGCTGTTGGTCGCCAACGTGGCGCCGGCATGGGTGGTGGTCATGATGAACGTGAGCAAACTTTGAACCAGATGTTGGTTGAAATGGATGGTTTCGAAGGTAATGAAAGTGTCATTGTGATGGCAGCTACTAACCGTGCCGATGTTTTGGATCCAGCCTTGCTCCGTCCAGGTCGTTTTGATCGCAAGATTTTGGTTGGTCGTCCTGACGTTAAGGGTCGTGAAGCTATCTTGAATGTCCATGCTAAAAACAAGCCTTTGGCTGCTGATGTGGATTTGAAAGAAATTGCTAAGCAAACACCTGGCTTTGTTGGTGCTGATTTAGCTAACTTGTTGAATGAAGCAGCTTTGTTGGCTGCACGTCAAAACAAGTCTGCCATTGAAGCCGTTGACGTTGATGAGGCAGAAGATCGCGTGATTGCTGGACCTGCTAAGCGTGATCGGGTCGTTTCTGAAAAGGAACGTAAGACAGTTGCTTATCACGAAGCTGGTCATGCCATCGTTGGTCTGGTATTAAATGATGCGCGCGTTGTGCATAAAGTTACGATCGTACCGCGTGGTCGTGCGGGTGGTTATGCCATCATGTTGCCACGTGAGGATCAAATGCTGATGAACAAAACGGACGCCATGGATCAAATCGCTGGTTTGATGGGTGGTCGTGCGGCGGAAGAAATTGTTTTCAACCAACAATCATCAGGCGCTTCAAACGACTTTGAGCAAGCTACTGGCATTGCCCGTTCAATGGTTACTGAGTATGGAATGTCTGACAAGCTTGGTATGGTACAGCTTGAGGGTGGTGGTCAACCATTCTTAGGTCGTCAATATGGTGAATCACCAGCATACTCAGATCAAACCGCCCATTTGATTGATGAAGAAGTTCGTCGTTTGACGACTGAAGGTCATCAAAAGGCGCATGATATCATCGTAGAGTATGCTGATAAGCACGAAGCCATTGCGCAAGCCTTGTTGAAGTACGAGACGTTGGATGAGAAGCAAATCTTAAGTTTGTTTGAAACTGGTGAAATGCCAAAGGATAGTCGAACGGGAGATTATGCCTCAGATCCAATGACTTATGATCAAGCACTTGAAGAAGCAAATCGTAAGGTTGCTGAATCAGTTGAAGGTCATCGTGAATCTGGTAAGGCAGAAGTGCTCGAACCGCATTCAGATAAGTAA
- the hpt gene encoding hypoxanthine phosphoribosyltransferase → MSQWDMNNDIERVLYSAEDIAAAAKRIGEELARDYEGRTPIILSVLKGAALWTVDVMRHMQYSEVEFINVSSYNGGVASSGEVKLVTDITSDIKGRDIIIMEDIVDTGRSLRFMLDMLMERGAKSVKVASLLDKKDGRVVEANVDYIGFDVPKEFVVGYGLDYKDLYRNLPYVGVLKLEVYAPEHQDVVDITPEH, encoded by the coding sequence ATGAGCCAATGGGACATGAATAATGATATTGAACGCGTATTGTATAGCGCTGAAGATATTGCCGCAGCAGCTAAACGTATCGGCGAGGAATTGGCTCGTGACTATGAGGGACGTACGCCAATCATCCTTTCCGTTCTCAAGGGAGCAGCGTTGTGGACGGTTGACGTCATGCGTCACATGCAATATTCAGAAGTCGAATTTATTAACGTATCAAGCTACAATGGTGGCGTGGCTAGTTCAGGTGAAGTCAAGCTGGTGACAGATATTACATCTGATATTAAGGGACGTGATATCATCATTATGGAAGATATCGTGGACACTGGTCGTTCACTTCGCTTTATGCTTGATATGTTGATGGAGCGTGGTGCTAAGAGTGTTAAGGTGGCTAGCCTTTTAGATAAGAAGGATGGTCGTGTGGTTGAGGCTAATGTTGATTACATTGGTTTCGATGTGCCAAAGGAATTTGTGGTGGGTTATGGTCTGGACTATAAGGACTTGTATCGCAACTTGCCATATGTTGGTGTCTTGAAGCTTGAAGTATACGCCCCAGAGCATCAAGATGTTGTGGATATTACACCAGAACACTAA
- the tilS gene encoding tRNA lysidine(34) synthetase TilS, translating to MKVNQIALKLIKYIRENQLFSASDHVVVAFSGGYDSLHLATWLTDGSLPVDLQPRVSLVYINHGLRSDADMEEAFVADWLATHGQRFENIMMAQMDWDEVPTSGVEGLARERRYEILQRYADLWKASKVITAHHRDDQAETILFKLIRGSRLAQLAGMTPTITWNGLTIVRPLLQLAKHELPNIVAQPITHWIEDSTNADLHYARNRIRRVILPEMRQINSAVSDHIIDSADQLTGMIALAQQGISRGMVEIDAGQFDWQQPENQVLLILQSWLEKQHVYVVKDRQLQQVIQLMQNRSVAQGTVNLEAGLQLVREKSHLFVKHY from the coding sequence ATGAAAGTTAATCAGATTGCGCTTAAGTTGATTAAATATATCCGTGAAAACCAACTTTTTTCAGCGTCTGATCATGTGGTTGTCGCGTTTTCTGGTGGCTATGATTCATTGCATCTAGCAACTTGGTTGACGGATGGTAGCTTACCAGTTGATTTGCAGCCACGGGTCAGCTTGGTGTACATCAATCATGGACTACGTTCGGATGCCGATATGGAAGAGGCATTTGTTGCGGATTGGCTTGCGACACATGGCCAACGCTTTGAAAATATTATGATGGCCCAGATGGATTGGGATGAGGTACCAACGAGTGGGGTGGAAGGCCTTGCGCGGGAGCGACGGTATGAAATCTTGCAACGCTATGCAGACCTATGGAAAGCAAGTAAGGTTATTACGGCCCATCATCGTGACGATCAGGCAGAAACCATCTTGTTTAAATTAATTAGAGGCAGTCGTTTGGCCCAGTTAGCTGGGATGACACCAACGATAACGTGGAATGGGTTGACGATTGTCCGACCACTGCTCCAGTTGGCAAAGCATGAACTGCCAAACATTGTTGCCCAACCAATTACGCATTGGATTGAAGATAGTACGAATGCCGATCTGCATTATGCGCGTAATCGCATTCGGCGAGTGATTTTGCCTGAAATGCGGCAAATCAATTCAGCAGTGAGTGATCATATTATTGATTCTGCTGATCAATTAACCGGGATGATTGCATTAGCCCAACAAGGAATCTCGCGGGGGATGGTCGAAATCGACGCGGGACAATTTGACTGGCAGCAACCAGAAAACCAAGTGTTGTTGATTTTGCAAAGTTGGTTGGAAAAGCAGCACGTTTATGTAGTGAAAGACCGGCAGTTACAACAAGTGATTCAACTCATGCAAAATAGGAGTGTCGCACAAGGGACGGTTAATCTGGAAGCTGGGTTGCAACTTGTGCGTGAAAAAAGTCATTTATTCGTTAAACATTATTAA
- a CDS encoding FtsB family cell division protein, producing MAKRPNNIVNINDEIVESYDAPRAKYERRVYKRRHRRVIIVMAVAFVLGVLAVGLQVPKLHEAQASVRQQQKVLAKVKKENAQLKQEKQNLKDDDYVEKLIRQRYMYTKNGETVFNITDSSSD from the coding sequence ATGGCTAAACGACCTAATAACATTGTGAATATCAATGACGAAATCGTCGAAAGTTATGATGCACCACGAGCTAAGTATGAACGTCGTGTTTACAAGCGCCGCCACCGTAGGGTTATCATCGTGATGGCTGTTGCGTTTGTATTGGGCGTGCTTGCCGTTGGCTTACAGGTTCCGAAATTACATGAGGCACAGGCGAGTGTTCGTCAGCAGCAGAAGGTTTTGGCTAAGGTGAAGAAAGAAAATGCTCAGCTAAAGCAAGAAAAACAGAATTTGAAGGATGATGATTACGTGGAAAAGTTGATTCGTCAGCGTTACATGTATACAAAGAATGGTGAGACCGTCTTTAACATCACTGATTCTTCAAGCGACTAA
- a CDS encoding RNA-binding S4 domain-containing protein has protein sequence MRLDKYLKVSRLIKRRTIAKEISDQGRIDINGKTAKSSADVKVGDDLTIRFGNKTLVVKIERIVETTKKEAAEHMYSIVSETYETNYADDPE, from the coding sequence ATGCGATTAGATAAGTATTTGAAGGTTTCACGTTTGATCAAACGACGCACGATTGCTAAGGAAATTTCTGACCAAGGGCGTATTGATATTAATGGTAAGACGGCGAAGTCATCGGCGGATGTTAAAGTTGGGGATGATCTGACAATTCGTTTTGGTAATAAGACATTGGTAGTTAAGATTGAACGCATTGTTGAAACGACTAAAAAGGAAGCCGCTGAACACATGTATAGTATCGTGAGTGAAACTTACGAGACCAATTATGCCGATGATCCAGAATAA